Proteins from a genomic interval of Quercus lobata isolate SW786 chromosome 11, ValleyOak3.0 Primary Assembly, whole genome shotgun sequence:
- the LOC115969095 gene encoding protein FLOURY 1-like, with the protein MDCASCLTFLSQGNGFGCGFFVFGYFSHVFNFLGLFFIFGLCLKVLQFGWHSKGLMQFLCEFRGKSSGFRNGVPLKNGAGEESDSKIMPCERESLKLLENSKSQKQVVNSNGDALEENDEDKKECHGEDEECDVMALRKLVKIERQRANGSYAELEKERMAAASAAEEAMAMILRLQREKSSIEIQANQYRRLAEQKQQYDQEVIQSLRWIVMKHESNRSLLDDQLRFCRQKLKLCTMKGNEVDHGPEGVDASMRFLNSSTEHGFDDVLISSLDMDSSML; encoded by the coding sequence ATGGACTGCGCTTCCTGTTTGACGTTTCTGAGTCAGGGAAATGgttttggttgtgggttttttgtgtttgggtaTTTCtcacatgttttcaattttttggggttgttttttatatttggtttgtgtttgaaggttTTACAATTTGGTTGGCATAGTAAGGGTTTGATGCAATTTTTGTGTGAATTCAGAGGGAAATCAAGTGGTTTTAGAAATGGGGTTCCTCTAAAAAATGGTGCGGGTGAAGAATCTGATTCAAAGATTATGCCTTGTGAGCGTGAATCATTGAAGTTGTTGGAGAATTCAAAGTCACAGAAACAGGTTGTGAATTCAAATGGTGATGCTTTGGAAGAGAATGatgaagacaaaaaagaatGCCATGGTGAAGATGAAGAATGTGATGTAATGGCATTGAGAAAATTGGTGAAGATAGAAAGGCAGCGAGCAAATGGCTCTTATGCAGAGCttgagaaggaaagaatggcGGCTGCATCGGCAGCAGAGGAGGCAATGGCCATGATTTTGCGGCTTCAAAGAGAGAAAAGCTCAATAGAAATTCAAGCCAATCAATACCGCAGATTGGCTGAGCAGAAGCAGCAATATGACCAAGAAGTGATACAATCTTTGCGATGGATTGTGATGAAACACGAGTCTAATAGGAGTTTGTTGGATGATCAATTGAGGTTTTGTAGGCAAAAGTTGAAGCTTTGTACTATGAAGGGAAATGAAGTGGATCATGGACCTGAAGGAGTTGATGCAAGTATGAGATTTTTGAATTCCAGTACAGAACATGGTTTTGATGATGTGTTAATTAGTTCTCTTGACATGGATTCCTCAATGTTGTAA